From a region of the uncultured Draconibacterium sp. genome:
- a CDS encoding DUF6624 domain-containing protein produces MKKLITLLSIMISVQITFAQNHVSKGDSLKGEGLLMPALAEYAGAMMENPTSEKSYRLASTTALLWTSQMRDTSFYFLNYALQNDSTLDVLYDPDFLSLIDDPQWKHIEDLQFEKYEAKTGAIKNKPLARALFRMIIKDQGFMYAGNIERRKYMQNGGYFSTPAIFPVLAMEEKNREENESRLFELLDEYGWPTTSLVPEFAAAVAALIVNHSSYEIRKKYFPMLEEALRKGEAQPLRYAKMCDRLLVEEGKEQLYGTQLKFEGNTRVPQTIEDPVNVDKRRAEIGLGPLNVYLKNRFDIDWHLTQEN; encoded by the coding sequence ATGAAAAAATTAATTACACTTCTGTCAATAATGATTTCCGTACAAATTACATTTGCGCAGAATCACGTAAGTAAAGGAGACAGTTTGAAAGGTGAAGGGCTTTTAATGCCTGCTCTAGCGGAATATGCGGGAGCAATGATGGAAAATCCAACAAGCGAAAAATCGTATCGACTGGCTTCTACAACAGCTTTGTTATGGACTTCTCAGATGAGAGATACCTCATTTTATTTCCTGAATTATGCGCTTCAAAACGATTCAACTCTCGATGTTTTATATGATCCTGACTTTTTAAGCCTTATAGACGACCCGCAATGGAAGCACATTGAAGATTTGCAGTTTGAAAAATATGAAGCAAAAACCGGAGCCATTAAAAATAAACCCCTTGCACGAGCGCTTTTCAGGATGATAATAAAAGACCAGGGATTTATGTATGCAGGAAATATTGAGCGAAGAAAATACATGCAAAATGGTGGATATTTTAGTACACCTGCCATATTTCCTGTGCTTGCAATGGAAGAAAAAAACCGAGAGGAAAATGAAAGCCGATTGTTTGAGCTTCTGGATGAATATGGCTGGCCAACCACTTCCCTGGTACCCGAGTTTGCAGCAGCAGTAGCTGCTTTAATTGTCAACCATTCCTCTTACGAAATCCGCAAAAAGTATTTCCCAATGCTTGAAGAAGCCCTTAGAAAAGGAGAAGCTCAGCCTTTGCGGTACGCTAAAATGTGCGACCGACTACTGGTGGAAGAGGGGAAAGAGCAATTGTATGGTACTCAGCTAAAATTTGAAGGAAATACACGAGTGCCACAGACTATTGAAGATCCGGTAAATGTCGATAAGCGAAGAGCCGAAATTGGACTTGGACCATTGAATGTGTATCTTAAGAACAGATTTGATATTGACTGGCATTTGACTCAGGAAAACTAA
- a CDS encoding NAD(P)-dependent alcohol dehydrogenase produces the protein MRTKEKMNAIVTTRYGSPEVLKLEKVEKPIPKDNEVLIKIRATSVTTSDVLIRGLKVSPIERFMVQIIFGFGKPRNPILGMVSSGVIESKGKNVTQFGIGDEVFAYGSVSPTKRRFGSYAEYICLPDDWNIALKPKNSSFEEAAAIPYGGLLALHLLKKASLKKGNKVLIYGASGSIGTMAIQLAKNAGAIVTSVCSGKNFEMVKSLGSDKVIDYTSNKAEAQLETYDYVIDAVGNSKSSHLKEKSKKALTPKGKYISIDHGTPLTPKEAFIELKNLSEQGKITPVIDCVFPLEKMAEAHTYVDKGHKQGNVVIAIGQNS, from the coding sequence ATGAGAACAAAAGAAAAAATGAATGCGATTGTAACGACTAGATATGGAAGCCCGGAAGTATTGAAATTAGAGAAAGTGGAAAAACCAATTCCAAAAGATAATGAGGTTCTAATCAAGATACGAGCTACGTCGGTTACAACAAGTGATGTTCTTATCCGTGGGTTGAAAGTATCGCCTATTGAAAGGTTTATGGTTCAAATCATATTTGGATTTGGAAAGCCCAGAAATCCAATTTTGGGAATGGTATCATCAGGTGTGATAGAAAGTAAAGGGAAAAACGTTACGCAATTCGGTATTGGAGATGAAGTTTTTGCTTATGGCTCTGTTTCACCAACAAAACGCCGTTTTGGTTCTTATGCTGAATATATATGCCTGCCTGATGATTGGAATATAGCCCTAAAACCAAAAAATAGTAGTTTTGAAGAAGCTGCCGCAATACCTTATGGAGGTTTACTGGCATTACATCTGTTAAAAAAGGCATCACTAAAAAAGGGCAACAAAGTGCTAATTTATGGAGCTTCGGGAAGCATAGGCACAATGGCAATTCAGCTTGCAAAAAATGCAGGAGCAATAGTAACCAGTGTATGTAGCGGAAAAAACTTTGAGATGGTAAAATCGTTGGGCAGTGATAAGGTTATTGACTACACTTCTAATAAGGCAGAAGCTCAGTTAGAAACCTACGATTATGTTATAGATGCCGTGGGAAATTCAAAATCGTCGCATTTAAAAGAAAAAAGCAAAAAAGCACTTACCCCTAAAGGAAAATATATATCCATCGATCATGGAACTCCTCTAACCCCTAAAGAAGCATTTATTGAGTTGAAAAATTTATCAGAGCAAGGCAAGATTACCCCTGTTATCGATTGTGTTTTCCCTCTAGAAAAGATGGCCGAAGCTCATACCTATGTCGACAAAGGCCATAAACAAGGGAATGTAGTTATTGCAATTGGTCAGAACAGTTAA
- a CDS encoding MFS transporter: protein MVKISNKMNGDNKLKFTRYQFLLVTIITVVFLTIVLDFMLTSALSAILLPELNITTKQFGLLASAYPISAGISAILLSGYADKFDRKKLLLFFYSGFLLGVLFCASAPSFQVLVVARIITGIFGGTVGPICFAIIADQFDTTQRGRAMGILQMASAGSQILGLPLALYLASEWDWHLAFGLILLIGIIAAFLIIWKMNPVNKHLRIPAKVNPLHHSLKIISNRNYLIMFLNNTLLVAGDVILMTFSSAFCTNNLGVGLDSLPLLYGIAGVSTLIFSPLIGRLTDKFGTLNIFVVGTIITIITVAVFTNLGINPLWSVIIVHTLLFLGINARSISSSAIGTIIPDMQDRGAYMAVDAAMQLAIAGMAAMLAGWIVFQTEDGMINNFSTLGVVVISLMTMTIGLMFIINRMVKRKNNSGL, encoded by the coding sequence ATGGTTAAAATCTCAAATAAAATGAATGGCGATAATAAGCTTAAATTCACCCGCTATCAATTTCTTTTAGTAACTATCATTACTGTAGTTTTTTTAACAATAGTATTGGATTTTATGCTTACTTCTGCATTGTCAGCAATCCTTCTTCCAGAACTTAATATCACTACCAAGCAGTTCGGTTTACTTGCGTCTGCATATCCAATAAGTGCAGGAATATCTGCTATTTTATTATCGGGTTACGCTGACAAATTTGATCGAAAAAAATTACTACTATTCTTTTACTCAGGCTTTTTGCTGGGTGTTTTATTTTGTGCAAGTGCACCGTCATTCCAAGTGTTGGTTGTTGCTCGGATTATAACTGGTATATTTGGAGGTACTGTCGGTCCTATTTGTTTTGCCATTATAGCTGATCAATTTGATACGACCCAAAGAGGAAGGGCTATGGGAATTCTGCAAATGGCTTCTGCCGGTAGTCAAATTTTGGGTTTACCACTTGCTCTCTACCTGGCTTCTGAGTGGGATTGGCATTTAGCTTTTGGGTTGATTTTGTTAATAGGAATTATAGCTGCTTTTCTCATTATCTGGAAAATGAATCCTGTGAATAAACATCTACGAATACCTGCAAAAGTCAACCCATTGCATCATTCTTTAAAAATAATCAGCAATAGAAATTATTTAATAATGTTTTTAAACAATACACTTTTGGTAGCAGGAGATGTTATATTGATGACCTTTAGCTCTGCATTTTGCACTAACAATCTTGGAGTAGGTCTTGACAGCCTCCCCTTACTATATGGAATTGCTGGGGTTAGTACTCTCATATTCTCTCCCCTTATTGGTCGATTGACAGATAAGTTTGGAACACTAAATATTTTTGTAGTAGGGACTATAATTACAATAATAACGGTAGCGGTTTTTACGAACTTGGGAATAAATCCTCTTTGGTCAGTTATCATAGTTCACACCTTACTTTTTCTTGGAATTAATGCCCGAAGCATCTCATCTTCAGCTATAGGAACAATTATTCCCGATATGCAAGACCGGGGTGCATACATGGCTGTTGATGCGGCAATGCAACTGGCAATTGCAGGTATGGCTGCCATGCTAGCAGGTTGGATCGTATTTCAAACGGAAGATGGGATGATAAATAATTTTTCCACCTTGGGTGTTGTGGTAATTTCATTAATGACTATGACAATTGGATTGATGTTTATTATTAATCGAATGGTAAAAAGAAAGAATAACTCCGGATTATAA
- a CDS encoding helix-turn-helix domain-containing protein, producing MPKEAEIQVQSTNHLQTGMSIAVLPFVNMSTDPENEYFSDGITEEIINALTTVKGLKVIARTSSFAFKNKNIDVRTIGDKLGVSTVLEGSVRKVKKRVRITAQFISTNDGTHFWSKNFDRDLEDIFELQDEISLLIADQIRENFGHIEIPSFHNTTPTQNIEAYDLWLKGSYHLKRKDFEDIKNAMKLFKDAIKIDPNYSDAYAFLGEAYIQAAALNILPNHEGNVLARNVAEKAIELNLENAKAHMVLAYIELFSDWNWDAALTEYDKAIKYGHSDQNEFITYYYIFIKEDFERAIQVAKRETETDPLHVHTHWQLGLTYYFARRFEDSIAAFNKALEIDSNYAEAIRFRGLVWGYLGKYKEALIDINRALELIGGLGLANLDLLVVKILMGKKEEVLGVLKRTKYIDSSDPAVLYSLLNMPEEAIYWLEKAYEEHSVNMTTLKTFWVWDNLRDNVRFKEIYAQMNFPPSIKNKHNLAPITISQSTFINPSLLSKDEIDYYLELLDTLMKEDEIYLDPAISLRNLAEKMDLQPNKLSWLINEQIGKNFNEYINAFRLISFKEKALNPNNSHLTLLGLAYESGFNSKSVFNIFFKKMEGISPKAWLKSQIK from the coding sequence ATGCCTAAAGAAGCTGAAATACAAGTACAAAGTACCAACCATCTTCAAACAGGAATGAGTATTGCCGTTCTCCCCTTTGTTAATATGAGTACCGACCCTGAGAACGAATACTTCAGCGATGGCATTACTGAAGAAATAATCAACGCACTAACCACCGTGAAAGGCTTGAAAGTCATTGCCCGCACATCTTCTTTTGCATTTAAGAATAAAAATATAGACGTACGAACCATTGGTGATAAGTTAGGGGTAAGCACTGTTTTGGAGGGGAGCGTCCGGAAAGTCAAAAAAAGGGTTCGCATTACAGCACAGTTTATCAGTACTAATGACGGCACTCACTTCTGGTCAAAAAATTTTGATCGGGATTTGGAAGACATATTTGAACTGCAAGATGAAATTAGCTTACTGATTGCTGACCAGATACGAGAAAATTTTGGACATATAGAAATCCCATCTTTTCATAATACAACCCCAACTCAGAATATCGAAGCCTACGATTTATGGTTGAAAGGGAGTTATCATTTAAAAAGAAAAGACTTTGAGGACATTAAGAATGCTATGAAATTATTTAAGGATGCAATTAAAATTGATCCTAACTATTCAGATGCTTATGCATTTTTGGGTGAAGCTTATATCCAAGCTGCAGCCCTCAATATATTACCCAATCATGAAGGGAATGTTTTAGCAAGAAATGTCGCTGAAAAAGCCATTGAATTAAATTTAGAAAATGCAAAGGCACATATGGTTCTAGCCTATATCGAACTGTTCTCGGATTGGAACTGGGACGCTGCCCTAACCGAATACGATAAGGCAATAAAATATGGACATTCTGACCAAAATGAATTCATAACCTATTATTATATATTTATCAAGGAGGATTTTGAACGAGCGATTCAAGTAGCCAAAAGAGAGACTGAAACTGACCCTCTTCATGTTCACACACATTGGCAATTGGGCTTGACCTATTATTTTGCACGACGTTTTGAAGATTCGATTGCTGCATTTAATAAAGCCCTGGAAATTGACTCTAATTATGCAGAGGCTATTCGTTTTCGGGGTTTAGTGTGGGGGTATTTAGGAAAATATAAAGAGGCATTAATTGACATCAATAGGGCACTTGAACTTATAGGTGGCCTGGGGCTTGCTAACTTAGATTTATTGGTGGTAAAAATACTAATGGGTAAGAAAGAGGAGGTTTTAGGGGTATTAAAAAGAACAAAATATATTGACTCTTCTGACCCTGCGGTTTTATATTCACTTTTAAATATGCCTGAAGAAGCCATTTACTGGTTAGAAAAAGCTTACGAAGAACATTCAGTAAATATGACGACCTTGAAGACTTTTTGGGTCTGGGATAACCTTCGGGATAATGTTCGGTTTAAAGAGATTTATGCTCAAATGAATTTTCCCCCATCTATAAAAAACAAGCATAATCTTGCGCCAATAACCATATCTCAATCCACTTTCATTAATCCCTCCTTATTAAGCAAAGATGAAATAGATTACTATTTAGAACTATTAGATACGCTAATGAAAGAAGATGAAATCTATTTAGACCCAGCAATTTCATTAAGAAATTTAGCAGAAAAAATGGATTTGCAGCCTAATAAATTGTCTTGGTTAATCAATGAACAAATTGGTAAGAACTTTAATGAATATATTAACGCCTTCCGATTGATTTCTTTCAAAGAAAAAGCACTAAACCCAAATAACAGCCACCTTACACTTTTAGGTTTGGCCTATGAAAGTGGCTTTAACTCCAAATCGGTATTCAATATTTTTTTTAAAAAAATGGAGGGTATATCTCCAAAAGCATGGTTAAAATCTCAAATAAAATGA
- a CDS encoding cyclic nucleotide-binding domain-containing protein, translating to MMEFKTIINKLSSFTDEAWHDLTELFEEFTLNKNEYLITEGQKAHRCYYLKDGVIRVFYTHEGNEYNKTFLYQGLFQLQLPPFFKEIPHSLVFRHRLGFYWYLLPDYCRFKFKN from the coding sequence ATGATGGAGTTTAAAACGATAATTAACAAACTTTCATCATTTACCGATGAAGCATGGCATGATTTAACTGAACTATTTGAAGAATTCACCCTGAATAAAAATGAATACCTTATTACAGAAGGTCAAAAAGCTCATCGTTGTTATTATTTAAAAGATGGTGTAATACGTGTTTTTTACACTCATGAAGGCAATGAGTATAATAAAACCTTTTTATACCAGGGACTTTTCCAGCTCCAATTACCTCCCTTCTTTAAGGAAATCCCTCACAGCTTGGTTTTCAGGCATCGGCTGGGTTTTTATTGGTATTTGTTACCGGATTACTGCCGGTTTAAATTTAAGAATTAA
- a CDS encoding YdeI/OmpD-associated family protein encodes MPIQEIETVCPESRTDWRSWLEKNHQLKQSVWLIYFKSSTKVASVSWSEAVDEALCFGWIDSTKKTIDNERYMQYFSKRKPNSIWSKINKDKVDYLISKNLMQEAGYKSIEIAKKNGSWFILDEVEALIIPADLKKELDKRVGALEYYESLSKSVKKILLGWVVLAKRAETRKKRIIEIAENASRKQQPKQFR; translated from the coding sequence ATGCCTATTCAGGAAATAGAAACAGTTTGCCCTGAAAGCAGAACAGACTGGCGAAGTTGGTTAGAAAAAAATCATCAGTTAAAACAATCTGTTTGGCTTATTTATTTTAAGTCATCAACAAAAGTCGCTTCTGTAAGTTGGAGTGAAGCAGTTGATGAAGCTCTTTGCTTTGGGTGGATTGATAGTACTAAAAAAACTATTGATAATGAAAGGTATATGCAATATTTCAGTAAAAGGAAACCGAATAGCATATGGTCTAAAATAAATAAGGATAAAGTGGATTATTTAATTTCAAAAAATCTTATGCAAGAAGCTGGTTATAAATCTATTGAAATTGCTAAGAAAAATGGCTCCTGGTTTATTCTGGATGAAGTTGAAGCACTTATTATTCCGGCAGATTTAAAAAAAGAACTTGATAAAAGAGTGGGGGCTTTGGAATATTACGAGAGTTTAAGTAAATCAGTAAAGAAAATTCTATTAGGTTGGGTTGTTCTTGCTAAAAGAGCTGAAACCAGAAAAAAAAGAATTATTGAAATCGCAGAAAATGCGAGTAGAAAACAACAACCAAAACAATTCAGATAG
- a CDS encoding serine hydrolase translates to MKRAIKIMLLIPILLIVLALVVLCIKYSPSYVYRLITQNVADVYDYQKYENRVINGSEDTFQFEKELDESYVESLFQDRVLGSGFKTFDEWAKKSQTTALIFIRKDTILYEKYFNGFESNSYFHSQSMAKSFISFLIGAAIDEGLISGVNDPMTLYIPELKERDPDFEKITIKNLLEMRSGLKYVTGYFPGTYIHLPWHAEAVGYYHPNVRKLLLKKVDIAREPGKTFEYNNYNTSYLGLIIERATNKTVSEYLEDKLWSQIMTQDALFSVDSKKSGFEYMPSRLIARANDYARFGRLFLYEGNWNGKQIISKDWVVKSTRENKSIPREIYPDWLGGDNCNHTYYSYQWWGNTNCDSTFEFFANGNLGQQIYVIPDKEIIIVHCGNSLEYYGESDLMHAADCIRFNDFHQSITNIGVDETIKQYREKKKQFPSYQAFDEQFLIGKGYAFLNAGKIEDAQKIFALNIDTYPDSWTVYNNMGEAFQRGGEIDSAKFYYNKSLRMNPENNWATEKLEMLK, encoded by the coding sequence ATGAAAAGAGCCATAAAAATAATGCTTCTAATCCCGATACTTTTAATTGTACTGGCACTGGTTGTGCTATGTATTAAATATTCGCCAAGCTACGTTTATCGTTTAATTACACAGAATGTTGCCGATGTTTATGACTACCAGAAATATGAGAACCGTGTAATTAATGGCTCGGAAGATACTTTTCAATTTGAAAAAGAATTGGATGAAAGCTATGTAGAATCCTTGTTTCAGGACAGGGTTTTAGGTTCGGGCTTCAAAACTTTTGATGAGTGGGCGAAGAAATCGCAAACTACCGCTTTAATTTTTATTCGAAAAGACACCATTTTGTACGAGAAGTATTTCAACGGATTTGAAAGTAATTCCTACTTTCACTCCCAATCAATGGCTAAATCGTTTATCTCGTTTTTAATTGGTGCAGCCATCGACGAAGGTTTAATTTCGGGTGTTAACGACCCAATGACCTTATATATTCCTGAGCTAAAAGAACGCGATCCTGATTTTGAAAAAATAACCATAAAGAACCTGCTCGAAATGCGATCGGGGCTGAAATATGTTACCGGTTACTTCCCCGGAACGTATATTCATTTGCCTTGGCACGCCGAAGCCGTGGGGTATTATCATCCCAACGTTCGGAAACTCTTGCTCAAAAAAGTTGATATCGCAAGAGAACCAGGCAAGACATTTGAATATAACAATTACAACACCAGTTATTTAGGGTTGATTATTGAACGGGCAACAAATAAAACCGTGTCGGAATATCTTGAGGATAAATTGTGGTCGCAAATAATGACGCAGGATGCACTGTTTTCTGTTGACAGTAAAAAATCCGGATTCGAGTACATGCCTAGTCGCTTGATTGCACGTGCCAATGATTATGCGCGCTTTGGTCGTCTTTTTCTTTATGAAGGGAACTGGAATGGTAAACAAATTATTTCTAAAGATTGGGTAGTAAAATCTACCCGCGAGAACAAATCTATTCCGCGCGAAATTTACCCCGACTGGCTTGGTGGCGACAACTGCAATCACACCTATTACTCCTATCAGTGGTGGGGAAACACCAACTGCGACTCTACATTTGAGTTTTTTGCCAACGGAAACCTTGGGCAACAAATTTATGTTATTCCCGACAAAGAAATTATTATCGTTCATTGCGGCAATTCACTTGAATATTACGGTGAAAGCGATTTAATGCATGCTGCAGATTGTATAAGATTTAACGATTTTCATCAGTCAATCACTAACATCGGAGTAGATGAAACCATTAAACAATATCGCGAAAAGAAAAAACAGTTTCCAAGTTATCAAGCTTTTGACGAGCAATTTCTAATAGGCAAAGGGTATGCATTTTTGAATGCAGGGAAAATTGAAGATGCCCAAAAAATATTCGCATTGAATATTGATACTTATCCTGATTCCTGGACAGTTTATAATAACATGGGCGAGGCTTTTCAGAGAGGAGGAGAGATTGATTCTGCTAAATTCTATTATAATAAATCGCTCAGAATGAACCCGGAAAACAATTGGGCAACAGAGAAATTAGAAATGCTTAAATGA
- a CDS encoding alpha/beta fold hydrolase: MKSLLLTIILIAICIANAFPQNISGVWHGKAKTPDNKEILFVFLFENNANGLNSTMAVPSFNVSNIKPKATTFENGKLNIDGSNVGMKYEGKLNETTNLIEGTYTEGGTILALTLTKGNPEMPKINRPQEPEKPYSYYEEQVIFENTDAGIILSGTFTRPNQKGMHPVVVLISGSGRHDRDGSMMTHRPFLVLSDYLTRKGIAVLRYDDRGFGESTGDFSKATTADFAQDVISAVNYLKSRSDINPDQIGLIGHSEGGIIAPLAANQTSEISFIVALAATGIPGSDVAVMQAKTLRPFPVPDEDRFAENVRKSIKIATSDAEMPVKRSALNAHNDAYLKPILKSLGATDENISSFIEKETETVLKPWNTYFYNYNPSNEYEKLSIPVLSLNGSKDQQVNATINQNAIRNALIKGENNSYKIVELENLNHLFQECRTGNLNEYKDIEQTMSPLALKEISNWILKIIQGL, encoded by the coding sequence ATGAAATCATTATTATTAACAATTATTCTAATAGCAATTTGTATAGCAAACGCCTTTCCTCAAAACATCTCCGGTGTTTGGCATGGAAAGGCAAAAACTCCGGATAACAAAGAGATTCTTTTTGTATTTCTATTTGAAAACAATGCCAATGGCTTAAATTCAACTATGGCTGTTCCTTCCTTTAATGTTTCAAACATCAAACCAAAAGCAACCACTTTTGAAAATGGAAAATTAAATATCGACGGATCAAATGTGGGTATGAAATACGAGGGAAAATTAAACGAAACCACCAATCTAATAGAAGGCACTTATACTGAAGGAGGCACTATACTTGCGTTAACCCTAACAAAAGGGAATCCTGAAATGCCAAAGATTAACAGGCCACAGGAACCCGAAAAACCTTATTCCTACTACGAAGAACAAGTTATTTTCGAGAACACTGATGCAGGTATTATATTGTCGGGGACATTTACAAGACCTAATCAAAAAGGAATGCATCCGGTAGTTGTATTAATAAGCGGAAGTGGCCGACATGACAGGGACGGAAGCATGATGACGCACCGGCCTTTTTTGGTATTGTCAGATTATCTTACACGCAAAGGCATCGCTGTGTTACGTTATGATGATCGTGGATTCGGAGAATCTACAGGTGATTTTAGCAAAGCCACAACTGCCGATTTTGCACAAGATGTGATTAGTGCCGTTAATTATTTAAAATCAAGAAGCGATATTAACCCTGATCAAATAGGATTAATAGGGCATAGCGAAGGAGGCATAATTGCTCCACTGGCAGCAAATCAAACTTCAGAAATCTCATTTATTGTAGCCTTAGCTGCCACAGGCATTCCGGGGAGCGACGTAGCTGTTATGCAAGCTAAAACGTTAAGACCTTTTCCGGTTCCCGATGAAGATAGATTCGCAGAGAATGTAAGAAAATCGATTAAGATTGCCACCTCAGATGCAGAGATGCCAGTCAAAAGAAGCGCATTAAATGCTCATAATGACGCGTACTTAAAACCGATATTAAAATCATTAGGTGCAACTGATGAAAACATTTCAAGCTTTATTGAAAAAGAAACGGAAACAGTTTTAAAACCATGGAATACCTATTTCTACAACTATAATCCTTCTAATGAATATGAAAAATTAAGTATTCCTGTGCTTTCATTAAATGGAAGTAAGGATCAGCAAGTAAATGCTACCATAAATCAAAATGCCATAAGAAACGCCTTAATTAAAGGAGAAAATAATAGTTATAAAATTGTTGAGTTAGAAAACTTAAACCACTTATTTCAAGAATGTAGAACTGGTAACCTTAATGAATATAAAGATATAGAACAAACAATGTCACCATTAGCATTGAAGGAAATTTCAAATTGGATTTTGAAAATAATTCAAGGATTATAA
- a CDS encoding sigma-70 family RNA polymerase sigma factor, giving the protein MSTDFYNTSILPFAGIIIKLCRAYTNSQEDFEDYYQEVCLQIWRSKDNFREESQWSTWVYRISLNVCLTLLKKNKNNSQHFVSDALVAEETEDSYAFSDESLNQLYAAIRKLSEIDRAVIMLYLEEKSYQEIADIIGTNPNNIGVRVKRIKIRLKKILDGKIN; this is encoded by the coding sequence TTGAGTACCGATTTTTACAATACTTCAATTTTACCTTTTGCCGGAATAATCATAAAATTATGTCGTGCATATACTAATTCGCAAGAGGATTTTGAAGATTATTACCAGGAAGTATGTTTACAAATATGGAGGAGTAAAGATAACTTTCGTGAGGAATCGCAATGGAGTACCTGGGTTTACCGAATTTCACTGAACGTTTGTTTAACCTTGCTGAAGAAAAATAAAAACAATAGTCAGCATTTTGTATCTGATGCTTTAGTAGCTGAGGAAACAGAAGATAGTTATGCATTTTCAGATGAGTCTTTAAATCAATTATATGCTGCTATTCGGAAACTGTCGGAAATAGACAGAGCCGTTATTATGCTTTACCTGGAAGAAAAATCGTATCAGGAAATCGCAGATATTATAGGAACAAATCCCAATAACATTGGTGTACGTGTCAAAAGAATTAAAATAAGACTAAAAAAAATATTAGATGGAAAAATCAATTGA
- a CDS encoding helix-turn-helix domain-containing protein has translation MIQNNDFTLIDPQTGNQAFKLFRFEKNNPFADVQRLNYYSMIWLESGGGSVTADFSEYDFGNNVLLSFSPYQPFLLNIDSETRGWGINFHPDFFCIHKHHKEVACHGVLFNNIYNPPFVHIDEKAAANFEMVIQQFKTEMQNPALAQYELLISYLKIFLITASRLKTEQQTDAKKVADKEEEPFILQNLKNAIELHYKTKHSASDYADLLAITPKALTRLTKTHFNKTLSNLIAERIIIEAKRELYLTNKTVKEIAYDLGYNDEYYFSRFFKKKADVSPQLYRETVGFDKASAV, from the coding sequence ATGATACAGAACAATGATTTCACTCTTATTGATCCGCAAACCGGAAACCAGGCTTTCAAACTATTTCGTTTTGAAAAGAATAATCCTTTTGCGGATGTTCAGCGATTGAATTACTATTCAATGATTTGGTTAGAAAGTGGAGGTGGCAGTGTAACAGCTGATTTTTCGGAATATGATTTCGGGAACAACGTTTTGCTTTCGTTTTCTCCCTATCAACCATTTCTGCTGAATATTGATAGTGAAACTAGGGGATGGGGTATCAATTTTCATCCTGATTTTTTCTGTATTCATAAGCACCACAAAGAGGTCGCGTGCCATGGCGTTTTGTTTAATAATATTTACAATCCGCCGTTTGTGCACATCGATGAAAAAGCTGCTGCAAATTTCGAAATGGTAATTCAACAATTTAAAACCGAAATGCAAAATCCTGCTCTGGCACAATATGAATTGTTGATTTCGTACCTGAAAATATTTTTGATAACTGCCTCGCGACTTAAAACAGAACAGCAAACTGACGCGAAAAAAGTAGCGGATAAAGAGGAAGAGCCATTCATACTGCAAAATTTGAAAAATGCCATTGAATTACACTACAAAACTAAACACAGTGCCAGCGATTATGCCGATTTGCTGGCTATTACACCCAAAGCTTTAACCCGGCTCACCAAAACGCATTTTAATAAAACACTAAGCAATCTAATTGCTGAGCGTATTATAATTGAAGCCAAACGTGAATTGTATCTCACCAATAAAACGGTAAAAGAAATTGCCTACGATTTAGGTTATAACGACGAATATTACTTTAGCCGTTTCTTCAAAAAAAAAGCAGATGTATCTCCACAACTTTATCGTGAAACTGTTGGTTTTGATAAGGCTTCTGCTGTGTGA
- a CDS encoding nuclear transport factor 2 family protein, with amino-acid sequence MNNNEKRYPLPPFTMETALEKVQKAEDAWNSKDPIKVAQAYTIDSEWRNRTQFINGREEIVQFLTGKWEKEKNYKLKKELWGFRENRIAVKFEYEFQDANDQWYRAYGNELWEFDENGLMQKRFASINDLMIEEKDRTLT; translated from the coding sequence ATGAATAACAACGAAAAAAGATATCCGCTTCCGCCATTTACAATGGAAACTGCCCTTGAAAAAGTACAAAAAGCAGAAGATGCGTGGAATAGTAAAGATCCGATAAAAGTTGCACAAGCTTATACCATCGATTCTGAGTGGAGAAACCGGACTCAGTTTATAAATGGCCGGGAAGAAATTGTACAATTTTTAACCGGGAAATGGGAAAAAGAAAAAAATTATAAACTAAAGAAAGAACTTTGGGGTTTTAGAGAGAACAGAATTGCCGTAAAATTTGAATATGAATTTCAGGATGCAAACGACCAGTGGTACCGAGCCTATGGAAATGAGCTCTGGGAATTCGACGAAAATGGATTGATGCAAAAACGTTTCGCAAGTATTAACGATTTAATGATTGAAGAAAAAGACAGAACGTTAACCTAA